AGGACGCCGACGCTCTGGCTCGCGACTACCTGGCCGAGATGGGGTACGGCGACAGGTTCACCCACGGCCTGGGGCACGGCATCGGGCTGGAAGTCCACGAGCCGCCCAGCCTGTCGGTGCGGGGCAGCGAGACGGCGCTGAAGGACGGCATGGTCTTCAGCGTCGAGCCGGGCATCTACCTGCCGGGCTGGGGCGGCGTCCGCATCGAGGATCTCGTGGTCATGGAAGGCACGGGCGTGCGCGTGCTCTGCCGCTCCCCGAAGGCCCTTGAGCTAGAGGAGGTGATTCGATGATTTCTACTGGCGATCTGAAGAAGGGCGTCATCATCGAGATGGACAACCAGCTCTTCTCGATCCTGGACTATCAGCACCAGAAGATCGGGCGGGGCAGCGCCCAGGTCCGAATGCGGCTGCGAAACGTCCGCACCGGCTCCATCTCAGACACGACGGTCCAGGCCGGCACCAAGTTTCCGCGCGTGCGCCTGGAGCAGCGCCAGATGCAGTACCTGTACCAGGAAGATGCGAACTACATCTTCATGGATCAGGAGTCGTACGATCAGATCGGGCTGACGGCCGCCCAGCTTGGCGACACGGTCAGCTACCTCAAGGACAACATGATCATCACCGTCTCGTTCTACGAGAGCGAGCCGGTCGACGTCGAGCCGCCGATCAACGTCGAGCTGGTGATCGTGGAGACGGACCCGGGCTTCCGTGGCGACACGGCCAGCGGCGGCACCAAGCCGGCCAAGACCGAGACCGGTCTGGTAGTCCAGGTGCCGCTCTTCGTCAACCAGGGCGAGACGATCCGAGTGGACACCCGCACCGGGGCGTACCTGGAGCGGGTGTAGCCTGCAACGGGGATTGCACCCCCCGGCCCTATGGTGTCCCCCGCTGAACAGCCGATCCGTCACCGCCGCCGTACAGTAGCTCAGGAGAGGTTCGCCGATGAGTGACAAACTGGCAGACCAGCTCGGCGAGCTGCTGCGGCTGGTGGACGGCTCGGATGTCGAACAGCTCGAAGTCGAGCATGACGGCGTCCGCTTCCTGGTGCGTCGTGAGCTGACCACGGAGGCCGCGCCCGTCGTCCAGCCTGCGCCCGCCCGTCCCGCGCCCGAGGCTCGCCCGCGCGCCGACTCGTTCGTCATCACCGCGCCCGTCGTCGGCGTGTTTCGACGCAGCGCCGGTGGCAAGGGCGAGGTCATCCTCGACGCCGGCGACGCCGTGTCAGCCGGCCAGGTCGTCGGGGCCGTCGAAGCGATGGGCATGCTCAACCGCGTCCAATCCGAGCGGTCGGGCGTCGTCCAGGAGGTCATGGTTCGCGAAGGGCAGCCCGTCGAGTACGGCCAGCCCCTGCTGCTGGTGCGCCAGCCCTGATCGGCCGGCAGCCCGACCTGTCCGCCCAGCACTCCGGCCTGTTCACCCCATCCGACCGGCAGCCGCGCCAGACTGCCGCGCGTGAGCAGGCCGCCACGCCGTATCATCACCGTCCCACCCTGTGCATGGAGCGATGATGCGCGTCTTCGGCGTCGGCGAGGTCGGCGGCTATCTCCAGCAGATCCTCGGCGCTGACGAGATCCTGGCGGACGTCTGGGTCACCGGGGAGATCACCAGCCTGACGCGGGCATCCTCCGGCCACCTCTACTTCACCCTGCGGGACGACGAAGGCCAGATCCGCTCGGTGATGTGGCGCAGCTACGCCGCCAGGATCGCGGCGCAGCCCCGCGCGGGCGATGCGGTGGTGGCGCATGGGCGGGTCGATTTTTACCCGCCCGGGGGCAGCCTGCAGCTGGTGGTCGATCTGCTCTACCCGGCCGGCGTCGGCGAGGCCCAGCTTCGGTTCGAGGCGCTGCGGCTCAAGCTCGAAGAGGAAGGGCTGTTCGCCGAGGAGCGCAAGCGCCCGCTGCCGCCGTTCCCGCGCCGGATCGGCTTGATTACCTCGGAGACGGGTGCCGTCTACCACGACGTGGTGACCGTCCTCAGCCGCCGCTACCCGATCGCCCAGCTCGTGTTCGCCCACAGCAGCGTCCAGGGTGACCGCGCGCCGCTGGAGGTCGTGGCGGCGCTCAAGCGGCTGGCCGCCTGGCGCGACGAGCGTGGCAACGGCGTGGACGTGGTCATCGTGGCGCGGGGGGGCGGCGCACCCGAGGAGCTGGCCATCTTCAACGACGAGCGCATCGCGCGGGCCGTCTTCGCCGCGCCGTGGCCGGTGATCTCGGCGGTGGGCCACGAGACGGACTTCACCATCTGTGACTTCGTGGCCGATCACCGCGCCCCGACGCCGTCCGCCGCCGCCGAGATGGCTTCGCCGGACCTCGTGGCGCTGCGCCTCGACCTGGCCGAGCTGGCGCTGCGCGGGCGGGCGTGCGCCGAGCAGGCGCTGGAGACGGCCGAGGTCAACGTTCGGCGCTCGCGCGATCGCCTGCTGGCGCACTCGCCGCTGACCAGGATCGCGCGGGATCGGCAGGCGACGCTCGATCAGGCGGATCGGGCGCGCCTGCTCCTTGAGGGCCACCTGCGAACGCTGGCCGAGCAGGTGGCCGGTCGACGCCTCCAACTGGCCGCGCTCAGCCCACGCGCCACGCTCGACCGGGGGTACAGCATCGTGACCACGGCAGACGGCTCGGTGGTCCGGACTGCCGCGGCCGTCTCCCCTGGCGACGCCCTGGCTATTCAACTCGCGGATGGCACGCTCGACGCCACGGCGAACGGGTCACGCGGCGGCCCCCCACCCCGGTCCGACGCAGCGGAACAGCATCTGCCGCCTCGACAGGCGGCGCACATCTCCGGCTCGAACAAGGCGGGATCATAGCGACGATGGCAGCAAAGAAATCGACACCGGCAGACACTCCAGTGGAATCGAACAGCGCCCTCGACTTCGAGCAGGCGTTCAGCAGCCTGCAGGAGGCCATCGGGCTGCTGGAGCGTGGCGGCCTGACGCTTGAGGCCGCCATCACCACATTCGAGAGCGGCATGTCGCTGGCGAACCGCTGCGCCGAGATCCTCGACGCTGCCGAGCTGCGTATCACTCGCGTGCTCGAATCCAGCAGCATCGAGCTTGACGAGCCGGCCTTTTAGCGCCTGAGGCGTCGCACGATGTCGCAGTTGATGACCAACGATGCCCTCATCACCGCCTCGCTGGCGTGGTTCCTGGCGCAGATCTCAAAGCTGCTGATCGTGCTGCTCCGCGAGCGCACCGTTCAGCTCAGCTACCTGACGAGCGCGGGCGGCATGCCCAGCTCGCACTCGGCGGTAGTGGTGGCGCTCGCCACCCGGATCGGCATGGATCACGGCGTCGGCTCGCCCCTGTTCGCCATCGCCTTCATCTTCGCCGGCGTCGTGCTCTACGACGCGGCAGGCATCCGGCGGGCCGTCAGCGTCCAGGCGCGCATCCTGAACCGGATGCTGGAAGAGGTGCTGGAACTCAAGCGCTTCAACGAGCGACGGCTGCTGGAGCTGCTCGGGCACACCCCGTTCGAGGTGTTCATCGGGTCGCTGCTGGGGATGCTGGTCGCGCTGACGTGGTGAAACGGTAGCCCGCGCCTACCCCATGACCGCCTTACGGCCTACGCGCCGACCGCCTTGACGATCAGCCGGTCCAGGTACTCCCTGCGCGAGGCCACGAACTCGCCGCCACAGGTGATCAGCGTGACCGTCGGCATCGGGGTCGGTGCGAAGATCTCCTCGACCGGCGCCCCCTCAGCCCGCACCCAGTGCGACGACTTCACGACGTACTCGAAGCCACGTCCCTCGGCGTCGATCACCTGGACAACGTCGCCCGGCTCAAGCTGATGCAGCAACCCGAACGGGCGCAGCCGATTGTCCCAGTTGACGTGCGCGGCGAAGACCACGTTGCCTGGCACGCCCATCCCTGGACTGCCCGCGTACCAGGCGACATCGTCCGGGTCGGTAGGGGTGGCCATCGCGCCGTCCGCTTCCTGGCCGACCGCTTCGACGACGGCCTCAACCCCGAGCGCCGGAATCGTCAGCTTGACGGGCGTCACCCCGAGCACCACCGGCGTCGGCGGCTCGGGCGCCGCCATCGTGCCGTCGTCCTCGTCCGGGTCCATCACGACCAGCTCAGACGGCTCCGTCAGCGGATCGTTCCCGGTCACCAGCGGGAGTCCGGGCACCGGGGGGTCGGGCAGCGGCGTCTCGGCGTCGGGGCCAGGGGCCTGCGCCCCGACCATTTGCGGCAACGCGGCCAGCCAGATGGCGAGACCGCCGGCCACGACAAACCCCCGGGCGAGCGCCCGGCGGCGAGGAACGCGCGACGACATCAGGCGTCGGCTGCGAGCGTCACCGCGGTCACGGCGTCGAGATTGAACATCATGGTGCGGCTGCGCTGCTTGCAGTCCCCGATCAGGTACCAGGAACTCAGATACGGGAGCAGCAGCTCAGGCCGGACCACCGGCTCGGTGATCGGCGAGGACATGTCGCCCGGCGGGTAGTGCAGCTTGACGTAGGTGCCGCGCAACAGGCCGTCTGCCAGGGCAGCGAAGACCTGCTGCTGCTGGCCGGAGCGCGGCGCAGTGACCGCCTCCAGGGTCCGCTGCACCAGCGGCTGAAGGTGAGCCGGGAACATGGCCGGCAGTTTCCGCATCAGCGAGCCGAGCCGGTCCGAGGGGATCGAGCGGTCCTTGGTGGCCTGCCGCAGGATCATCACCAGGAGCTGCGCTTCGCGCAAGTCGAAGCAGCCCTCACCGCCGCCGCCGTTCTTGCCGCCCTCGGCCACGAACCGGTAGCCCTGCCGCCTGACGAGCGGCAGCCGCATGTCGGTGCGGATGATGTTGAGGTCTGCCTGAACCTGCCGCTCACTGAGATGGAACTTGTCCGCGAGCTCGCGGCGGCTCTTGCCAGGAGTCTCGGCGATATCCTCGACGATATGCCAGATGCGCCGAAAACGGTCCGCAACAAGCCGCTTACGTTCCATCTGGCCATCCCTACTTCAAGCCCCGCTGGGCGTGTTTTTGGGCAAAGAGAAAGACCGCCTGTAGTCCGCCCGCGAGGCGGCATTGGGACTAACTGACGGCCTCTTCACATGTCTCCGCGGTTGGTACGCGAGCCGGGACTCGAACCCGGGGCCTCAGCCTCCGCAGGGCTGCGCTCTAATCCACTGAGCTACTCGCGCGAACGCAGAGCGTAGTGTACCATAGCCCCATACCCCTGACAAGACGCTCTGACTGCCTGTTTTCGGCCTCTTCGTCGGCCCTCTTCCGTCGAGTCCCGCCCGATCTTGGCGGCCAGCGGTGCAGCCTGATGGCGTCGCCATTGACACTCGTCGAGGAGATTTCGGATGAAGCTGAGCGTGGTCGGTGGAGCGGGCCGGGTTGGCTCAACCACCCTGTTCCAGCTCGTTCTCGAAGGCGGCTTTCAAGAACTTGCGGTGTGCGATATCGCCGGTGAGGCCGCCGCCGGCGAGGCCCTTGACCTCCGCCATGGCCTTGCCCTCTCCCACCGTTGCGACATTACGTCCGGCGGCATCGAGGCCAGCGCCGATTCAGACTTTATTGTGATTACGGCGGGCATTCCACGGCAACCGGGCGAAACCCGGCTCGACCTATTGAAAAAGAATGTCGATCTGATGAAGGGCGTGCTCGAGCAGGTCACCAGGCACAGTAAGAACCCCTACATCATTATGGTGGCCAACCCGGTCGACGTGCTGACCTATCAGGCGATCACCACCACCGGCCTGCCGGCCGGCAAGGTCATCGGCACGGGCACCCTGCTCGACACCACCCGCTTCCGCTCCCTGCTGGCCGAGCGCCTGGGCGGCGTCACGCCGGACCAGGTCTACGTCTACATGCTGGGCGAGCACGGCGACAGCCAGGCTCCGGTCACCAGCATCGGCACCGTCGCCGGTATGCCGCTGCGGCAGTACCCGGGCTTCAGCGAGCAGGCGCTGGCCGAGGTCATCGAGGGCACCCGCTTCGGCGGCGCTGAGGTCATCAAGCGGAAGCGCGGCACGTTCTACGCCGTGGCCCCGATGATCGTGCAGTTGATTCGCTCGATCCGCCTGGACGAGAAGCGCATCCTGCCGGTCTCCGTCCGCATGGACGGCAGCTACCTCGGCATCAAGGACGTGGCGCTGTCGATCCCCTGGGTCATCGGCAAGGACGGTCCCGAGACGCCAATCCATCTTCCGCTCGACGAGAGCGAGCAGAAGGCGCTCCTCGAATCAGCCCGCATCCTGCGAGGCGCCCTGGACGAGGTCGGGCTGAAGTAGCCCGACCTCGCACTTCATCCACTTCACGCTCATTCCATCGGTCGTGAAACGCCAGCCCTCGGCTGTCGGACGCTGGTTGCCGACAGTGGGACGCCCGGGGCTGGCGAGCCAGAACGGAGTGTTTGCATGGCTACGGTCGAGCAGCAGTCATTTCACTTCCCCGAGCCAACGGTCCCCGATGATGTTGAGTGGCCTGGAACGCCCATCGGCGCGGCCAACGTCCTGACCCGGACGAAGGCCCGCACCAACGTCCACGACAAGGCGATTGACGCCAAGCCCGGCCGCTACGAGGAGCTGCTGGCGTCCGTCAGGGGCTACATGGCCTCTGCCGACGGTCAGGCCGCGACCCGGATCCATGATGTCGTCGTTCACGGCATCCGCGTCCGCGCCCACACGAACTCGCCGCACCTGATCGACTTCTGGGTGGACAACTGGTTCTCACCCGACGAGTGGAAGGCCGCCACCGGGCGGGACGCGCCGGCCGAGCCACAGGTGATGGTGTACGCCTTTGGCGGCATCGCCGATCAGCCGGAAGCAGCCTACTACAGCCGCCGCCACAACGCGGTGATCTTCTTCAACACCTCGTATTACGGGCAGTTGAAGAGCTGGGTGCTCGGCTCAGTGGGCCGGGTGCTGGCCGACGAGTACGGCATTCACTCCTTGCATGGCGCGGCCGTCGAGCTGTCCGGCAAGAAGGGCGTCCTCTATATCGCCGCCACCGGCACCGGCAAGTCGACCAGCTCGTACGGGCTGATGAAGTTCGCGAACACTCGCTTCCACTCGGATGACTGGGTCTACGTCCGGTACGTGTTCCAGACGAAGGACGGAAAGCGCGTCGGCCCGCGCCGCATCGACGCGCCCGAGGGTCCGGTCCTGGGCTATCGCTGCTTCCGCTGGCTGGAAGAGCACCCGACCGCCGATGTGCCGATGGTGGCGCTCACCACCGACAACGAGGAGCTTCAGCTTCGGACGACGGATCTCGCGCTTGACAAGGGGATTGAGGCGTACACCTACATCTCTGAGAAGGTGTTCTACCTCCGCACCAACCTGGTCGAGAACTTCCCCGAGTCCGCGCTGAGCATCCTCGAATCGAAGAAGGAGAACGTCCCGGATATCTCGCCAGCCTTCCTGGCGGAGCACCAGAAGCTGCTCGACAACGTCACGCAACTGGTGATGAACGCCGATCACGAGCCGACGCGCCGGCACTTCCAGTCACTCGGCCCCGAGCGGACGCGCACCATCATGGGTCGGCTGTTCGCCTTCGACAACGCCCGCGCCATGCTGGACGTGACCCCGGTCTTCGGCAAGGAGCGCGTCTTCACGAATCCACTGGAGCCACTCTTCGTGACCAGCGTCTTCCTGCTGAAGCGTGACTTCAGCGAGGATGTGGTGCTGGAACGGCTGCCGCTGGCAACCTTCATGGAGCGGCTGCTGATCGGGCTGACGCCGGCCGGCACCCGGGAGATCGCCTACAACAACTACCGGGCCACCGACGACACGTCGGAGCGGGCGTTCATCGCGCAGGTCGAGGGGGAGACGAAGGCGGCCGGCCAGCCGCTCTACCCGACCCTGATCGAGCGGCCCGAAGTCCCGCCGACCCTCCTCGAAGAGTTCGAGCTGTTCCGCGCCATGTACCAGGCCGCTGCCTGCTACTCGCTGAACACGATTCTCCAGAAGGATCCGGCCATCGACGACAAGATGACGGCGGTCCGTCTGACGATGGACCTGATCGCCACGGCTGTCGAGGAGCGGCCCGAGGAGCTGAACCTCAGCATCTCGGATTACCGGTCGTTCATCCCGTCCGCCTGACCACATGGGTACGTCGTCGCCGGGAGCGAAGGTGAGCCATCGCGTCACCCTGATCCCCGGCGACGGCACCGGCCCCGAGATCATGGCCGCCGCCCGGCGCGCCATCGACGCCACCGGCGTCAGCATCGACTGGGAGGTGCAGACGGCCGGCGCCTGCGTCCTCGCCAACGAGGGCACCTCGCTGCCGAATCGGGTGCTGGACTCGATCAAGCGGAATCACGTCGCGCTCAAAGGACCGATCACCACCCCGATTGGCAAGGGGTTTCCCAGCGTCAACGTGGCGCTCCGCAAGGCGCTCGACCTCTACGCCAATCTGCGGCCCTGCAAGACCTACCGAGGCGTTCGCACCCGTCACGACAGCGTTGACCTCGTGGTGATCCGCGAGAACACCGAGGATGTCTACGTCGGCGCGGAGCTCGGGTATGACGACCCGCGCATGCCACGCCTGCTGGACGCCCTGCTGGAGGCCGGCGCGCCGCCGCTGGCGCCGCAATCCAGCGTCTGCCTCAAGGCGATCTCAGTGGAGGGCAGCCGCCGCATCATCCAGTTTGCGCTGGAGTACGCCCGCGCCAACCGCCGCCGCCGCGTGACGCTCGTCCACAAGGCGAACATCATGAAGGTGACCGACGGCCTGTTCCTGCGAATCGGCCAGGAGCTTGCGCGGTCCTACCCTGACCTCGAC
The window above is part of the Chloroflexota bacterium genome. Proteins encoded here:
- the xseB gene encoding exodeoxyribonuclease VII small subunit translates to MAAKKSTPADTPVESNSALDFEQAFSSLQEAIGLLERGGLTLEAAITTFESGMSLANRCAEILDAAELRITRVLESSSIELDEPAF
- the xseA gene encoding exodeoxyribonuclease VII large subunit, whose translation is MRVFGVGEVGGYLQQILGADEILADVWVTGEITSLTRASSGHLYFTLRDDEGQIRSVMWRSYAARIAAQPRAGDAVVAHGRVDFYPPGGSLQLVVDLLYPAGVGEAQLRFEALRLKLEEEGLFAEERKRPLPPFPRRIGLITSETGAVYHDVVTVLSRRYPIAQLVFAHSSVQGDRAPLEVVAALKRLAAWRDERGNGVDVVIVARGGGAPEELAIFNDERIARAVFAAPWPVISAVGHETDFTICDFVADHRAPTPSAAAEMASPDLVALRLDLAELALRGRACAEQALETAEVNVRRSRDRLLAHSPLTRIARDRQATLDQADRARLLLEGHLRTLAEQVAGRRLQLAALSPRATLDRGYSIVTTADGSVVRTAAAVSPGDALAIQLADGTLDATANGSRGGPPPRSDAAEQHLPPRQAAHISGSNKAGS
- a CDS encoding lactate dehydrogenase, with product MKLSVVGGAGRVGSTTLFQLVLEGGFQELAVCDIAGEAAAGEALDLRHGLALSHRCDITSGGIEASADSDFIVITAGIPRQPGETRLDLLKKNVDLMKGVLEQVTRHSKNPYIIMVANPVDVLTYQAITTTGLPAGKVIGTGTLLDTTRFRSLLAERLGGVTPDQVYVYMLGEHGDSQAPVTSIGTVAGMPLRQYPGFSEQALAEVIEGTRFGGAEVIKRKRGTFYAVAPMIVQLIRSIRLDEKRILPVSVRMDGSYLGIKDVALSIPWVIGKDGPETPIHLPLDESEQKALLESARILRGALDEVGLK
- a CDS encoding isocitrate/isopropylmalate dehydrogenase family protein — protein: MSHRVTLIPGDGTGPEIMAAARRAIDATGVSIDWEVQTAGACVLANEGTSLPNRVLDSIKRNHVALKGPITTPIGKGFPSVNVALRKALDLYANLRPCKTYRGVRTRHDSVDLVVIRENTEDVYVGAELGYDDPRMPRLLDALLEAGAPPLAPQSSVCLKAISVEGSRRIIQFALEYARANRRRRVTLVHKANIMKVTDGLFLRIGQELARSYPDLDVNDIIVDNMCMQLVQKPDQYDVLVMPNLYGDILSDLCAGLVGGLGVVPGANIGKLGAVFEPIHGSSPKYAGQNKVNPSAAMLSGVMMLRYLREFEAAARLERAIARVIADGKRVTYDLKPRPNDPSAVGTSQFADAVIDAMT
- a CDS encoding divergent PAP2 family protein, which codes for MSQLMTNDALITASLAWFLAQISKLLIVLLRERTVQLSYLTSAGGMPSSHSAVVVALATRIGMDHGVGSPLFAIAFIFAGVVLYDAAGIRRAVSVQARILNRMLEEVLELKRFNERRLLELLGHTPFEVFIGSLLGMLVALTW
- the efp gene encoding elongation factor P, which codes for MISTGDLKKGVIIEMDNQLFSILDYQHQKIGRGSAQVRMRLRNVRTGSISDTTVQAGTKFPRVRLEQRQMQYLYQEDANYIFMDQESYDQIGLTAAQLGDTVSYLKDNMIITVSFYESEPVDVEPPINVELVIVETDPGFRGDTASGGTKPAKTETGLVVQVPLFVNQGETIRVDTRTGAYLERV
- a CDS encoding class F sortase; protein product: MSSRVPRRRALARGFVVAGGLAIWLAALPQMVGAQAPGPDAETPLPDPPVPGLPLVTGNDPLTEPSELVVMDPDEDDGTMAAPEPPTPVVLGVTPVKLTIPALGVEAVVEAVGQEADGAMATPTDPDDVAWYAGSPGMGVPGNVVFAAHVNWDNRLRPFGLLHQLEPGDVVQVIDAEGRGFEYVVKSSHWVRAEGAPVEEIFAPTPMPTVTLITCGGEFVASRREYLDRLIVKAVGA
- a CDS encoding acetyl-CoA carboxylase, biotin carboxyl carrier protein, with translation MSDKLADQLGELLRLVDGSDVEQLEVEHDGVRFLVRRELTTEAAPVVQPAPARPAPEARPRADSFVITAPVVGVFRRSAGGKGEVILDAGDAVSAGQVVGAVEAMGMLNRVQSERSGVVQEVMVREGQPVEYGQPLLLVRQP